The following proteins are co-located in the Streptococcus anginosus genome:
- a CDS encoding DUF3173 family protein has translation METIDYTALIKLGYRQHTAKNIIRQAKCWLVENGYEFYLNKRCGVVPTYAVEKIIGIKIEGGSCNG, from the coding sequence ATGGAAACGATAGATTACACTGCACTCATTAAATTGGGGTATAGACAACATACAGCCAAAAATATTATTAGACAAGCTAAATGTTGGCTTGTTGAAAACGGGTATGAATTCTATCTCAATAAACGTTGTGGAGTTGTTCCAACCTATGCTGTAGAAAAAATAATAGGAATTAAAATTGAAGGGGGCAGTTGTAATGGGTAA
- a CDS encoding tyrosine-type recombinase/integrase, producing the protein MGKTKYPCVYKNDKTGFYYYSVELGVDRITGKRIQKKSSKSAKGNPFRTAKEAYEEVTKIKLEYHKVKNYSDYDITYERFMKENYLPMYEKSVEQGTWLSKQPALNLLVQIFGKIKLRNITLTDCEKFRVYLLTHNQYSQSYASMIYGVFRKTLDYAVKIQYLETNLSKQTDAISKGRTTVAYWTKAEFEKVLTSFYIDDLYEHMSFIAIWLYYMTGIRVSEGLALKWADIDLENKKMRIHGTLEMRGKANYRVKSYTKTVSSQRTISLDDTTIQLLVKWKQRQEKQYIGPFIISYSKAPLHRSTINRIIKRHADISGVHQIQAKGLRHSHASYLINEHNIDVLVISRRLGHSSPEITLKHYAHLWSRNDESVAQAIEGDIDIKYGVESKVKFKGNQVIKKK; encoded by the coding sequence ATGGGTAAAACAAAATATCCTTGTGTATATAAAAATGATAAAACTGGATTTTATTACTACAGTGTAGAACTGGGTGTAGACAGAATTACAGGAAAACGAATTCAGAAAAAATCCTCTAAGTCAGCAAAAGGCAATCCTTTCCGTACAGCTAAAGAAGCGTATGAGGAGGTTACCAAAATAAAACTGGAGTATCATAAAGTGAAGAATTATAGTGATTATGATATAACCTATGAACGATTTATGAAAGAAAATTATCTGCCAATGTATGAAAAAAGCGTAGAACAAGGAACATGGCTTTCTAAACAGCCTGCACTAAACTTGTTAGTTCAGATATTTGGAAAAATAAAGTTAAGGAACATCACTCTTACTGATTGTGAAAAATTCAGAGTATATCTTTTGACACATAACCAATACTCACAGAGCTATGCGTCAATGATATATGGAGTATTTAGAAAGACTCTAGATTATGCGGTAAAAATACAATATCTTGAAACGAACCTTTCTAAACAGACGGATGCAATTTCTAAAGGACGAACAACAGTAGCTTACTGGACTAAGGCAGAGTTTGAGAAGGTACTGACAAGCTTTTACATAGATGATCTTTATGAGCATATGTCGTTTATCGCAATCTGGTTATATTATATGACTGGAATTAGAGTATCTGAGGGATTAGCATTAAAATGGGCGGATATAGACTTAGAAAATAAAAAAATGCGAATACACGGTACATTAGAAATGAGAGGTAAAGCAAATTATAGAGTAAAGAGTTATACAAAAACTGTTAGTAGTCAGCGTACTATTTCCTTAGATGATACAACTATTCAACTGTTGGTTAAATGGAAACAGCGACAAGAAAAGCAATATATAGGTCCGTTCATCATCAGTTATTCAAAAGCACCACTACACCGTTCAACAATTAATAGAATTATTAAGCGTCATGCTGATATCAGCGGTGTCCATCAAATACAGGCCAAAGGATTAAGACATAGCCATGCAAGTTATCTTATCAATGAGCATAATATTGATGTCTTAGTTATTTCTCGAAGACTAGGGCATTCAAGCCCAGAGATAACACTAAAACACTATGCGCACCTATGGTCAAGGAATGATGAAAGTGTTGCACAAGCTATAGAAGGCGATATTGATATCAAATATGGTGTTGAGAGTAAAGTAAAGTTTAAAGGTAACCAAGTAATTAAGAAAAAATGA
- the guaA gene encoding glutamine-hydrolyzing GMP synthase → MTTTTELQDVERIIVLDYGSQYNQLISRRIREIGVFSELKSNKITAAEVREINPVGIILSGGPKSVYEAGAFDIDPEILELGIPILGICYGMQLLTHKLGGKVVPAGNAGNREYGQSELTHTVSKLFAGTPEKQIVLMSHGDAVTEIPQGFVRTGTSADCPFAAIEQPEKQIYGIQFHPEVRHSVYGYDILRNFALNICGAKGDWSMDNFIEMQIKRIRETVGDKRVLLGLSGGVDSSVVGVLLQKAIGDQLICIFVDHGLLRKGEADQVMDSLGGKFGLNIIKADAAKRFLDKLAGVSDPEQKRKIIGNEFVYVFDDEASKLKDVKFLAQGTLYTDVIESGTDTAQTIKSHHNVGGLPEDMQFKLIEPLNTLYKDEVRALGTELGMPDEIVWRQPFPGPGLAIRVMGEITEEKLTTVRESDAILREEIVKAGLDRDIWQYFTVNTGVRSVGVMGDGRTYDYTIAIRAITSIDGMTADFAKIPWEVLQKISVRIVNEVAHVNRIVYDITSKPPATVEWE, encoded by the coding sequence ATGACAACTACAACTGAATTGCAAGATGTCGAAAGAATTATTGTACTGGATTATGGGAGCCAATACAATCAGCTTATTTCACGCAGAATCCGCGAGATTGGTGTTTTTTCTGAGCTGAAAAGCAATAAAATCACAGCTGCTGAGGTTCGTGAGATAAATCCAGTCGGAATCATTTTGTCAGGTGGACCAAAGTCTGTATATGAAGCAGGAGCATTTGACATTGATCCTGAAATTTTAGAATTGGGTATTCCAATTTTGGGAATTTGCTATGGAATGCAGCTTTTGACTCACAAATTAGGTGGGAAAGTTGTACCTGCTGGAAATGCCGGAAACCGTGAGTACGGTCAATCCGAGCTCACTCATACTGTCTCTAAACTGTTTGCAGGAACTCCTGAAAAACAAATCGTTCTCATGAGTCACGGAGATGCTGTCACCGAAATTCCTCAAGGATTTGTACGTACTGGTACTTCTGCCGACTGTCCATTTGCAGCTATTGAGCAACCTGAAAAGCAGATTTATGGCATTCAATTTCACCCTGAAGTACGCCACTCTGTTTATGGGTATGATATTCTACGCAATTTTGCTTTGAATATTTGTGGCGCCAAAGGCGACTGGTCAATGGATAACTTTATTGAAATGCAAATCAAGCGAATTCGAGAAACGGTTGGCGATAAACGTGTTCTTCTCGGGCTTTCAGGCGGTGTTGATTCATCCGTTGTTGGCGTTCTCCTTCAAAAAGCTATCGGAGACCAGCTTATCTGCATCTTTGTAGATCATGGATTGCTCCGTAAGGGCGAAGCAGATCAAGTCATGGATTCCCTTGGAGGAAAATTCGGTCTGAATATCATCAAAGCAGACGCTGCCAAACGTTTCCTTGATAAATTAGCTGGTGTTTCTGATCCAGAGCAAAAGCGTAAAATCATCGGCAATGAATTTGTCTACGTCTTTGATGATGAAGCAAGTAAGCTGAAAGATGTGAAATTCCTCGCACAAGGAACACTTTACACAGATGTCATTGAGTCTGGTACAGATACTGCCCAAACAATCAAATCACACCATAACGTTGGTGGACTTCCTGAAGACATGCAGTTCAAGCTGATTGAACCTCTGAACACCCTCTACAAAGATGAAGTTCGCGCGCTTGGTACAGAACTTGGTATGCCAGATGAAATTGTTTGGCGTCAGCCATTCCCGGGTCCAGGACTTGCTATACGTGTCATGGGGGAAATTACAGAAGAAAAACTCACCACTGTACGTGAATCCGACGCCATTCTCCGCGAAGAAATTGTGAAAGCTGGACTCGATCGTGATATTTGGCAATACTTCACTGTGAATACTGGTGTTCGTTCGGTAGGTGTCATGGGAGATGGTCGAACTTATGACTACACTATTGCAATTCGTGCTATTACTTCTATTGACGGAATGACCGCAGATTTTGCTAAAATTCCTTGGGAAGTATTGCAAAAAATCTCTGTTCGTATCGTCAATGAAGTAGCTCATGTTAATCGTATTGTCTACGATATTACTAGCAAGCCACCAGCAACGGTTGAGTGGGAATAA
- a CDS encoding GntR family transcriptional regulator codes for MLPAYIKIHDQIKKEIDEEIWKIGQRLPSERDLAEQFEVSRMTLRQAITLLVEEGVLERRMGSGTFVASTRVQEKMRGTTSFTEIIKSQGKTPSSQLISYRRTLPSKEEVEKLGIEKTENVIRMERVRYANHIPVVYEVASIPEKFIKNFNKEEITKHFFQTLQEHGYKIGKSQQTIYARLAKEKIAQYLEIPRGHAILGLTQISYFDNGTAFEYVKSQYVGERFEFYLENN; via the coding sequence ATGCTTCCAGCTTATATTAAAATTCACGATCAAATAAAAAAAGAAATTGACGAGGAAATCTGGAAAATCGGGCAACGTCTGCCAAGTGAGCGCGATTTAGCTGAACAATTTGAGGTTAGCCGCATGACACTTCGTCAGGCAATCACTCTTTTAGTCGAAGAAGGAGTGCTAGAGCGCCGTATGGGTAGCGGTACATTTGTAGCCAGTACACGGGTTCAGGAAAAGATGCGCGGCACAACCAGCTTTACAGAAATCATCAAATCCCAAGGCAAGACACCTTCAAGTCAATTGATTTCTTACCGTCGAACACTGCCAAGTAAAGAAGAGGTCGAAAAATTAGGAATTGAGAAGACGGAAAACGTCATTCGTATGGAACGAGTACGGTATGCTAATCACATTCCTGTAGTTTATGAAGTCGCTTCAATTCCAGAGAAATTCATCAAAAATTTTAATAAAGAAGAAATTACGAAGCATTTTTTTCAAACCTTACAAGAACATGGCTATAAAATCGGAAAATCTCAACAGACCATTTATGCTCGTCTTGCAAAAGAAAAGATTGCGCAGTACTTAGAAATTCCTAGAGGACACGCCATTCTTGGTTTGACACAGATTTCTTATTTTGACAATGGCACCGCTTTTGAATATGTTAAAAGTCAGTATGTCGGTGAACGGTTTGAATTTTATCTGGAAAATAACTGA
- a CDS encoding putative DNA-binding protein codes for MEIEKTNRMNALFEFYAALLTDKQMNYIELYYADDYSLAEIAEEFQVSRQAVYDNIKRTEKILEDYEMKLHMYSDYIVRSQIFDQIMEKYADDTYLQEQISILSGIDNRE; via the coding sequence ATGGAAATTGAAAAAACCAACCGAATGAATGCTCTTTTTGAGTTTTATGCAGCGCTTTTAACAGATAAACAAATGAATTATATCGAGCTTTACTATGCGGATGATTATAGTTTAGCTGAGATTGCTGAAGAATTTCAAGTTAGTCGTCAGGCTGTTTATGACAATATCAAACGAACAGAAAAGATTCTCGAAGACTACGAAATGAAACTGCACATGTATTCAGATTATATCGTCAGAAGTCAGATTTTTGATCAAATAATGGAAAAGTATGCAGATGACACCTATTTACAAGAGCAAATTTCGATTTTATCTGGTATTGACAATCGAGAGTAG
- the ffh gene encoding signal recognition particle protein has protein sequence MAFESLTERLQNVFKNLRRKGKISESDVQEATKEIRMALLEADVALPVVKDFIKKVRERAVGHEVIDTLNPAQQIIKIVDEELTTVLGSDTAEIIKSPKIPTIIMMVGLQGAGKTTFAGKLANKLKKEEAARPLMIAADIYRPAAIDQLKTLGQQIDVPVFSLGTEVPAVEIVRQGLEQAKANHNDYVLIDTAGRLQIDEKLMNELRDVKALAQPNEILLVVDAMIGQEAANVAREFNAQLEVTGVILTKIDGDTRGGAALSVRQITGKPIKFTGTGEKITDIETFHPDRMSSRILGMGDMLTLIEKASQEYDEQKSLEMAEKIRENTFDFNDFIDQLDQVQNMGPMEDLLKMIPGMANNPAMKNFKVDENEIARKRAIVSSMTPAERENPDLLNPSRRRRIAAGSGNSFVEVNKFIKDFNQAKQVMQGVMSGDMNKMMKQMGLNPNNLPKNMPNMNGMDMSALQNMDMSALGGAGNPDMSQIFGGGLKGKIGEFATKQAMKRMANKMKKAKKKRK, from the coding sequence ATGGCATTTGAAAGTTTAACTGAACGTTTACAAAACGTCTTTAAAAATCTACGAAGAAAAGGAAAAATTTCAGAGAGTGATGTCCAAGAAGCGACCAAAGAAATTCGTATGGCACTCTTGGAAGCCGATGTAGCTTTACCAGTTGTCAAAGACTTTATCAAAAAAGTTCGCGAGCGCGCTGTCGGACACGAAGTTATTGATACATTAAATCCTGCTCAACAAATTATCAAGATTGTTGACGAAGAATTGACCACTGTATTGGGTTCTGATACAGCAGAAATTATCAAATCTCCTAAAATTCCGACCATTATCATGATGGTCGGTCTCCAAGGGGCTGGTAAGACTACATTTGCAGGAAAATTAGCCAATAAACTTAAGAAAGAAGAAGCTGCTCGACCTTTGATGATTGCTGCTGATATTTATCGTCCGGCAGCTATTGATCAGCTCAAAACTCTTGGTCAACAAATTGATGTGCCAGTATTTTCGTTAGGAACAGAAGTACCAGCAGTCGAGATTGTTCGTCAAGGTCTGGAGCAAGCCAAGGCTAATCACAATGACTATGTGTTGATTGATACAGCTGGTCGTCTGCAAATCGATGAGAAACTCATGAATGAGCTGCGTGATGTCAAAGCACTTGCTCAACCAAATGAAATTCTCTTGGTTGTCGATGCCATGATTGGGCAAGAAGCTGCCAATGTAGCTCGTGAATTCAATGCTCAGTTAGAAGTAACTGGAGTTATTCTGACTAAGATTGATGGCGATACACGTGGTGGTGCCGCTTTATCCGTCCGCCAAATTACTGGTAAACCGATTAAATTTACTGGTACTGGGGAAAAAATTACAGACATTGAAACTTTCCACCCAGATCGGATGTCTAGTCGGATTTTGGGCATGGGAGACATGCTGACCCTAATTGAAAAAGCCTCTCAGGAGTACGATGAGCAAAAATCACTTGAGATGGCTGAAAAAATACGAGAAAATACCTTTGATTTTAATGATTTCATTGACCAACTAGATCAGGTTCAAAATATGGGTCCAATGGAGGATCTACTAAAGATGATTCCTGGTATGGCCAATAATCCTGCCATGAAGAATTTTAAGGTAGATGAAAATGAAATTGCTCGCAAACGTGCCATTGTATCATCCATGACACCAGCTGAACGAGAAAATCCCGACCTTCTTAATCCAAGTCGTCGCCGTCGGATTGCTGCAGGTTCTGGTAATAGCTTTGTCGAAGTCAACAAATTTATCAAAGACTTTAACCAAGCAAAGCAAGTCATGCAAGGTGTCATGTCTGGTGATATGAATAAAATGATGAAGCAGATGGGGCTCAACCCTAATAATTTACCAAAAAATATGCCAAATATGAACGGGATGGATATGTCAGCACTTCAAAACATGGATATGTCCGCTTTAGGGGGAGCTGGTAATCCTGATATGAGCCAGATATTTGGTGGCGGACTTAAAGGAAAAATCGGCGAATTTGCAACCAAACAAGCCATGAAACGTATGGCAAATAAAATGAAAAAGGCTAAGAAAAAACGAAAATAA
- a CDS encoding P-loop NTPase family protein — protein MINQPELLFADEPTGALNSKISQKVMESFKEINKKGVTIVLVTHDRAAYANRIVFMQNTY, from the coding sequence ATGATAAATCAACCAGAACTTTTATTTGCTGATGAACCTACAGGTGCTTTAAACTCAAAAATCAGCCAGAAAGTGATGGAAAGCTTTAAAGAAATCAACAAAAAAGGTGTGACTATTGTTTTAGTCACTCATGATAGAGCAGCTTACGCCAACCGAATTGTCTTTATGCAAAATACTTACTGA
- the xerS gene encoding tyrosine recombinase XerS: MKREILLERIEKLKAIMPWYVLEYYQSKLTVPYSFTTLYEYLKEYDRFFHWILDSGIADGPQIAEIPLSVLENMTKKDMEAFILYLRERPLLNANTTQNGVSQTTINRTLSALSSLYKYLTEEVENENGEPYFYRNVMKKVSTKKKRETLAARAENIKQKLFLGEETEQFLNYIDEEYPKNLSNRALSSFDKNKERDLAIIALLLASGVRLSEAVNLDLKDLNLKMMVIEVTRKGGKRDSVNVAAFAKAYLERYLEVRSKRYKAEKSDTALFLTEYRGVPNRIDASSVEKMVAKYSEDFKVRVTPHKLRHTLATRLYDATKSQVLVSHQLGHASTQVTDLYTHIVNDEQKNALDNL; this comes from the coding sequence ATGAAACGCGAAATATTGTTAGAAAGAATTGAAAAACTAAAGGCCATCATGCCTTGGTACGTTTTGGAATACTATCAGTCTAAATTGACTGTTCCATACAGTTTTACAACCTTATATGAATATCTCAAAGAATATGATCGCTTTTTTCATTGGATTTTAGACTCTGGAATTGCTGATGGGCCGCAGATTGCAGAAATTCCTCTGTCAGTATTGGAAAATATGACTAAAAAAGATATGGAAGCGTTTATTCTTTACTTACGGGAGCGTCCATTGCTTAATGCTAATACTACGCAAAACGGAGTATCGCAAACCACCATTAATCGAACTCTTTCTGCTCTCTCTAGCCTTTATAAATATTTAACTGAAGAGGTGGAAAACGAGAATGGGGAACCTTATTTCTATCGTAATGTCATGAAAAAAGTGTCTACTAAGAAAAAGAGAGAGACTTTAGCTGCGCGCGCTGAAAACATCAAGCAAAAACTCTTTTTGGGCGAAGAAACTGAACAATTTTTGAATTATATTGATGAAGAATACCCTAAAAATTTATCAAATCGGGCTCTCTCCTCTTTTGACAAAAATAAAGAGCGAGATTTGGCAATCATAGCACTGCTTCTTGCATCTGGTGTTCGTCTATCCGAGGCAGTAAATCTTGATTTGAAAGACCTAAATCTCAAAATGATGGTCATTGAAGTTACTCGTAAGGGCGGGAAAAGAGATTCTGTCAATGTTGCAGCTTTTGCCAAAGCTTATTTGGAAAGGTACCTGGAGGTTCGCTCTAAACGTTATAAAGCTGAAAAATCAGACACTGCCCTCTTTTTGACAGAATATAGAGGTGTTCCTAACCGGATTGATGCTTCTAGTGTAGAAAAGATGGTTGCTAAGTATTCTGAAGATTTCAAAGTTCGAGTGACACCTCACAAACTCCGCCATACGCTGGCTACTCGACTTTATGATGCTACTAAATCTCAAGTTTTGGTCAGTCATCAGCTAGGACATGCCAGTACTCAAGTTACAGATCTCTACACCCATATTGTTAATGACGAACAAAAAAATGCATTGGATAATTTATAA
- the ucpA gene encoding SDR family oxidoreductase UcpA has product MAKLDGKVALITGAAVGLGQGIASVYAKYGAKLCLFDRDPQVEATAQELRDSYQIDIISYIGDVSRLEDLEAAVSQTIQAFGHLDIACCNAGICKLAPFEEMTDQIRDQHINVNIKGVWNTCQATIKPMLKQRAGAIVIASSVTGDLVADAGEAAYAMTKAALVGLTKALAVEYADRNIRVNCSQLGYARTPMVEKMALESNPEHPEVPIQDIAVAVPMKRLAKPQEVGELFAFLGSDESSYLTGSQIVIDGGSTLPETMSMGTN; this is encoded by the coding sequence ATGGCTAAATTAGATGGAAAAGTTGCTTTGATTACTGGAGCTGCTGTCGGTCTGGGTCAGGGCATTGCCTCAGTCTATGCCAAATATGGCGCCAAGCTCTGCCTTTTCGATCGAGACCCTCAAGTAGAAGCAACTGCTCAAGAACTTCGTGACAGCTACCAAATAGATATTATCAGCTATATCGGTGATGTCAGTCGTCTAGAAGATTTGGAAGCGGCTGTCTCTCAGACTATCCAAGCCTTTGGGCATCTTGATATTGCCTGCTGTAATGCTGGTATCTGCAAGCTGGCGCCCTTTGAAGAAATGACAGACCAGATACGGGATCAACATATTAATGTCAATATCAAGGGAGTTTGGAACACTTGTCAGGCAACCATCAAGCCCATGTTGAAACAGAGAGCAGGCGCTATCGTCATCGCATCATCTGTAACAGGCGATTTGGTTGCTGATGCTGGAGAAGCAGCTTACGCGATGACCAAGGCAGCTCTGGTCGGCTTAACCAAGGCCTTGGCAGTAGAATATGCCGATCGCAATATCCGAGTTAACTGCAGCCAGCTAGGCTATGCTCGGACACCGATGGTCGAAAAAATGGCCCTGGAATCCAACCCAGAACATCCAGAAGTTCCTATTCAAGATATTGCGGTCGCTGTTCCAATGAAAAGATTAGCTAAACCGCAAGAAGTAGGGGAACTCTTTGCCTTTTTAGGTAGTGATGAATCCTCCTATCTTACAGGATCTCAAATTGTCATTGACGGCGGTAGTACCCTACCAGAAACTATGAGCATGGGCACAAACTAG
- a CDS encoding lipoate--protein ligase, which yields MKYIINNSNDTAFNIALEEYAFKHLLDEDMIFLLWINKPSIIVGRHQNTIEEINRDYVREHGIEVVRRISGGGAVYHDYNNLNYTIISKESENKAFDFKSFSIPVIKTLEALGVKAEFTGRNDLEIDSKKFCGNAQAYINGRIMHHGCLLFDVELSVLANALKVSKDKFESKGVKSVRARVTNIVDELPEKITVEQFRDLLLDYMRKEYPAMTEYIFSDAELAEINHIKETKFATWDWNYGKSPAYNVRRGTKFTSGKVEIFANVVQSKIENIKIYGDFFGIEDVAAVEEVLKGVKYEREDVLNALENLDISRYFAGISQEEIAEAVVG from the coding sequence ATGAAATACATTATCAATAATAGTAACGATACAGCTTTCAATATCGCTCTTGAGGAATATGCTTTCAAGCATCTCCTTGATGAAGATATGATTTTCTTGCTTTGGATCAATAAACCCTCTATCATTGTCGGACGTCATCAGAATACTATTGAAGAAATCAATCGTGACTATGTCCGAGAGCATGGCATTGAGGTGGTTCGTCGTATCAGTGGAGGTGGAGCCGTCTATCACGATTATAACAATCTTAACTACACCATTATTTCCAAAGAATCTGAGAACAAAGCCTTTGATTTTAAGAGCTTCTCTATTCCGGTCATCAAGACCTTGGAAGCATTAGGTGTAAAAGCCGAATTTACAGGGCGCAATGATTTGGAAATTGACAGTAAAAAGTTCTGTGGGAATGCACAAGCCTACATCAATGGTCGAATCATGCACCACGGTTGCTTGCTGTTTGACGTAGAGTTATCTGTCTTGGCGAATGCCTTAAAAGTTTCCAAAGATAAGTTTGAGTCCAAAGGCGTCAAATCTGTCCGTGCCCGCGTGACCAATATCGTGGATGAGCTGCCTGAAAAGATTACTGTAGAGCAATTTCGTGACCTCCTGCTAGACTACATGAGGAAAGAATATCCAGCAATGACAGAATATATCTTCTCCGATGCTGAACTAGCTGAAATCAACCATATCAAGGAAACTAAATTTGCTACTTGGGATTGGAACTATGGCAAATCGCCAGCATACAATGTTCGTCGTGGTACCAAGTTTACTAGTGGTAAAGTCGAAATCTTTGCCAATGTTGTTCAGTCAAAAATCGAAAACATCAAAATTTACGGAGATTTCTTTGGAATCGAAGATGTAGCAGCAGTAGAAGAAGTCCTCAAGGGTGTTAAATATGAAAGAGAAGATGTTTTAAATGCTCTTGAAAACCTGGATATTTCTCGCTATTTCGCTGGAATTAGCCAAGAAGAAATTGCAGAAGCAGTGGTTGGCTAA
- the lpdA gene encoding dihydrolipoyl dehydrogenase, whose translation MALEVIMPKAGVDMTEGQIVQWNKKVGEFVKEGEILLEIMTDKVSMELEAEEDGYLIAILKGDGEIVPVTEVIGYLGEEGENIPTTVAASDDSPTPPTATTTSNDDNKSDDAYDIVVIGGGPAGYVAAIKATQLGGKIALVEKSELGGTCLNRGCIPTKTYLHNAEIIESLAHAANRGIIIENPNFTVNMDKVLETKNKVVNTLVGGVAGLLRSYGVDVYKGIGTITKDKNVLVNDAELLETKKIILAGGSKVSKINVPGMESSLVMTSDDILDMKEVPESLVIIGGGVVGIELGQAFMTFGSKVTVVEMMNRIVPAMDAEVSKNLRLILERKGMTILTETKLEEIVEENSKLCIKVAGKEDIIADKALLSIGRVPDLEGIGEVDFELDRGRIKVNEYMETSVSGIYAPGDINGTKMLAHAAFRMGEVAAENALKGNHVVAKLNLTPAAIYTLPEVAAVGLTEEQARERYDVAIGKFNFAANGRAIASDTAQGFVKVIADKKYGEVLGVHIIGPAAAELINEASTIIEMEITVEEMLKTIHGHPTFSEVMYEAFADVLGMAIHAPKKR comes from the coding sequence ATGGCCTTAGAAGTAATTATGCCAAAAGCCGGCGTTGATATGACAGAAGGACAGATTGTTCAATGGAATAAAAAAGTTGGCGAATTTGTAAAAGAAGGAGAAATCCTTCTAGAAATCATGACAGATAAAGTCAGCATGGAGTTAGAAGCAGAGGAAGACGGCTACTTGATTGCTATCTTGAAAGGAGACGGTGAGATTGTTCCTGTAACGGAAGTTATCGGTTATCTGGGCGAAGAAGGAGAAAATATTCCGACTACTGTGGCTGCTTCAGATGATAGTCCAACACCACCAACTGCAACCACAACTTCTAACGATGATAATAAGAGTGATGACGCTTATGATATTGTGGTTATTGGTGGCGGACCAGCTGGTTATGTGGCGGCGATCAAAGCCACTCAATTAGGAGGCAAGATTGCCCTTGTTGAAAAATCTGAATTAGGTGGAACCTGCCTCAACCGTGGCTGTATCCCGACTAAGACCTATCTTCACAATGCGGAAATTATTGAAAGTCTAGCCCATGCAGCAAATCGTGGTATTATCATTGAAAATCCAAACTTTACTGTCAATATGGATAAAGTTTTGGAAACCAAAAACAAGGTTGTCAATACACTTGTCGGAGGCGTTGCAGGTCTGCTTCGCAGCTACGGCGTTGATGTTTACAAAGGAATTGGTACCATTACCAAAGATAAGAATGTCTTGGTGAATGATGCTGAACTTCTTGAGACCAAGAAGATTATCTTAGCTGGTGGATCAAAAGTCAGCAAGATTAACGTTCCAGGCATGGAATCATCACTTGTTATGACTAGCGATGATATTCTGGATATGAAGGAAGTTCCAGAAAGTTTAGTAATCATTGGTGGTGGCGTTGTTGGTATTGAGCTAGGACAGGCTTTCATGACCTTTGGTAGCAAGGTGACGGTTGTCGAAATGATGAATCGGATTGTTCCAGCTATGGATGCAGAAGTCTCTAAAAACCTTCGGCTCATTCTTGAGCGCAAGGGGATGACCATTTTGACAGAGACCAAGCTGGAAGAAATTGTCGAAGAAAATAGCAAGCTCTGCATCAAAGTTGCAGGAAAGGAAGATATCATAGCTGATAAAGCTTTGCTTTCTATCGGACGCGTGCCTGATTTGGAAGGCATTGGCGAGGTTGACTTTGAACTAGACCGCGGTCGTATCAAGGTCAATGAATATATGGAAACTTCTGTTTCAGGAATTTACGCACCTGGAGACATTAACGGTACCAAGATGTTGGCGCATGCAGCTTTTCGTATGGGAGAAGTAGCTGCAGAGAATGCTCTCAAAGGCAATCACGTAGTTGCTAAATTAAATCTAACTCCAGCAGCTATTTACACTTTGCCAGAAGTTGCGGCAGTCGGTCTGACAGAAGAACAAGCTCGCGAAAGATACGATGTAGCTATCGGTAAATTCAACTTCGCAGCAAACGGACGAGCTATTGCATCGGATACTGCTCAAGGATTTGTCAAAGTGATTGCTGATAAGAAATACGGAGAAGTTCTCGGTGTTCACATCATCGGTCCCGCTGCAGCCGAGTTAATTAATGAAGCCTCTACTATCATCGAAATGGAAATCACGGTGGAAGAAATGCTCAAGACCATTCACGGTCATCCGACATTCTCAGAAGTTATGTACGAAGCATTTGCAGACGTACTCGGCATGGCTATTCATGCTCCTAAGAAAAGATAA